One Candidatus Limnocylindrales bacterium genomic window, GCCACTCTTGACGAATATATTCGTCAAACTGAAGGCGATTGGCTACCTGGGTTAAGCCGTCTAAAGTGGCCAGACGTCGCAGTTCTTGGTTCGCTTTTCGTAGTGCTTCTTCGGTTCGCTTACGCTCGTTGATTTCTCGCTGAAGTTGTTGATTAAGTTTTTTCTGCTGCTTGATAAGCGCACGGAGTTGTAAGTGGGTCCGTACCCGGGCACGGACTTCTTCTTGTTGAAATGGCTTGGTGATATAATCTACCCCACCCGACTGAAAGCCTTCTACGATGGCTTCCATTTCTTTCTTTGCCGTAATAAAAATGACAGGAACATCTCGATTGGCTTCCTGCATTTTGAGTTGGCGGCACATCTCGAAGCCATTCATGTCCGGCATCATAACATCTGCCAAAACCAAATCAGGTAAAAAATGATCGGCAATCTTGAGGGCTTTTTCTCCACTAGAGGCTATGGCTAAATCATAACCTTCGGGTTCCAGGGTCCTGACCAAAATGTCGATATTTGCCGGTATATCGTCTACCAACAGAATCTTCATTTCAGATACGTTTAAAACCTCATCCTTCATTCTAAGTCCTTCTCTATTGCCCCTGCCAGTACCTGAAGATTTATCCCGGCTACCTCCCGAATTCCCTCCCCATCCATCGGCAATCCTACCCTTTTATTAGGATGGTAGCCTTCCTACTATCTCTTGTAAACCCTCCAGATCATATCTGTTTACAAATTCCTTTAGATATGTGGCCAATTGAGCTGCTTCTGGACCTAAGGTTTCCATTTCGGCGAGAGACTGTTTAAGCCGGGTAATCATACAAAACTCGGCGTCCTCTTTCAAGCGCCTTAAAAGATCTTCTGGTAGATGGAGTTTGGAAAGTACCGGAAGGGTTGTGGTATCTTTGCTATCCAAGCAATCTTCTGGTTTGGTTTCTTCAAATTCGTATTCGACCTTGAGAAGGTTGGCCAGGCAATCGAAAATCTCTTCCATCCGGATGGGTTTTGTAATAACTCTGTGGCATCCTGCCTGGAGAAATCGATCCTGCTCATGGTTGAAGGCTAAAGCGGTCATCATAACCATTT contains:
- a CDS encoding PleD family two-component system response regulator, with translation MKDEVLNVSEMKILLVDDIPANIDILVRTLEPEGYDLAIASSGEKALKIADHFLPDLVLADVMMPDMNGFEMCRQLKMQEANRDVPVIFITAKKEMEAIVEGFQSGGVDYITKPFQQEEVRARVRTHLQLRALIKQQKKLNQQLQREINERKRTEEALRKANQELRRLATLDGLTQVANRLQFDEYIRQEWRRSAREQEPLSLILCDVDYFKRYNDTYGHQKGDDCLRAIAKAITRSVRRPADLIARYGGEEFAVVLPNTKAQGAIQVAGTIRTEVQQLAIPHEQSPVSQYVTLSLGVCSTVPPRDYGLTAPSVEDLIACTDKALYEAKEKGRDCMILKTLEFRSVR